The genomic DNA ATAGCGGCCACTATTTTTTCAGATCCAGGGGATAGGTAGCAACTTGGGTTAAAAATAGGTTTCCGCCACCTGGTGCCGGCCGACCCCGGAAGCCTCCAGGTATACCCTCCAGCGGGCATCCCAATCGGTGTAAAGCCCCTCCAGGTGCAGCGAGCCCGGATAACCCTCCGTGTAAACCGCCCGTACCCGGTGAAGGCCTCGGGGAGGCGCTGCCACATAGCGGTAAGCCCGTGGGGGCAGGGCGTGGGTACCGCGAGGTAAGTAAAACTGGTCCAGGGTATATGCGTACCCATCCGGCTCCACCACCACCAGGCTCACCCAGCCAGGGGAGGCTAAGGTGAGAAAAAACCGCACCTCCTCCCCCACGAAATAGGTAGCCCCCACCCCCCGGTCCGGCTCAAAGCGCAGGATGGCCGGGGTGAAGTCCAAGCGGTAGGAAAGGGTGAGGCCCTCCAGGGTCACCGCACACCCCGAAAGGAGGCCCGCCAACACCAGGGCCAAAAGGCGCATGCCACCTCCTCCCTTTAGCCTACGCCTTCCCCTTCGTCCTCGCCTTCAGGAAACCTTAAGGAAGCCTGGGCCACGGGGGCGAAGCGCCGCCTATGGATGGGGGAAGGCCCCAAGGCGAGAAGCGCCCTTTGGTGCTCCTCCGTGCCGTAGCCCTTGTGCCGGGCGAAGCCGTAGCCGGGGTAAAGCCGGTCCAGCTCCTCCATGAGGGCGTCCCGGTGCACCTTGGCCAGGATGCTGGCCGCCGCCACGGAGGGGCTTTTCTGGTCCGCCTTGGGGGGGGCAAGGAGGGGAAGGGAGGTGGCGAGGGGGAGGTAGTCCGTGACCAGGGCCTCGGGGGGTAGGGAAAGCGCCTTAAGCGCCCGCTCCGCCGCCAAAAGGGTGGCCTTTAGGACCCCAAGCCGGTCCACCTCCCCCACCTCCGCCACCCCCAAGGCCCAGGCCAAGGCCACCCGCCGCACCTCCTCCGCCAGGCGGGCCCGGGCCCTTGGGGTGAGGAGCTTGGAGTCGCGGAAAGGGTAACGCCCAGGGAGCAGGATCACCGCCCCCACCACGATGGGCCCCGCCCACGCCCCCCGGCCCACCTCATCCAGACCAGCCACCCGCAAACCCTTTCGCCAAAAGAAGGCTTCTATAGGCTCCACGGCTACCCCTCGGAGAGGCTACCCCAAGAGCCGCGCAGGGAAAAGGGCCGCCGCCCGGGGTCTTGCCTTAGGAACGTGCACCGAGTATAAGATTGTAATATGCCAAAGAAACTGGGCTTGCTGGCGCTCTTGGGATGGGCCCTGGCGCAAAGCTTCACCGTCACCACCCCTTTGGGCAAGGCCCACGGGCGGGTAGAGGGCGGGGCCATCGCCTTTTACGGGCTACCCTACGCCGAGGCTGAGCGGTTTAGGGCTCCCAAGCCCATCCAAGCCTGGCCTAAAGGCGTGGGTCAGGAGGAGGTGGCCTGTCCTCAGACCCCAGGGATCACGGAATGGTTTGGCGGGCCCATCCCGCCCCAACGGGAGGACTGCCTGGTGGTCAACATCTACCTTCCCCTGGAACTCCCCCCGCCCGAGGGGTTTCCC from Thermus hydrothermalis includes the following:
- a CDS encoding DUF4384 domain-containing protein produces the protein MRLLALVLAGLLSGCAVTLEGLTLSYRLDFTPAILRFEPDRGVGATYFVGEEVRFFLTLASPGWVSLVVVEPDGYAYTLDQFYLPRGTHALPPRAYRYVAAPPRGLHRVRAVYTEGYPGSLHLEGLYTDWDARWRVYLEASGVGRHQVAETYF
- a CDS encoding ribonuclease HII, whose translation is MEPIEAFFWRKGLRVAGLDEVGRGAWAGPIVVGAVILLPGRYPFRDSKLLTPRARARLAEEVRRVALAWALGVAEVGEVDRLGVLKATLLAAERALKALSLPPEALVTDYLPLATSLPLLAPPKADQKSPSVAAASILAKVHRDALMEELDRLYPGYGFARHKGYGTEEHQRALLALGPSPIHRRRFAPVAQASLRFPEGEDEGEGVG